The Borrelia sp. HM sequence TACAAAAATCAAAAACTGGATACTTGAAATAATTAGAGAAAAAAATTTATTACACATAACAAAAGAAACAAATTTTATTAGTAAAAGATCTGGCATCACATATAAACTAAACGCCACTAACTTTCTAAAAATAATCGAAATACAAAACAATCACACATATACAGAAGAAAAAAAAGAATTATATAAACAATTAATCTTGAATTTCTCTAGTAATTTAAAGGTAGAAAATTTAGAATCAACAATAGATATATTACTAGCCGTAAGACATCGAAACAAGAAAAAAATTAGCCAAATATTGCAATACAATCAATCATTGCAAAGATTATTCAAATCAAGCTTAAGAAAAAAACAAAGCAGAATAATTAAAATAAAAAAATTGCTTATTTTAACCTATTGGCCAGTCGGATGTCTATCTCAATCACTTTTTAACAAAATTCTAACACAAAACTACAGATATATAATAGATGAAGTTTTAACCTTAAAATACGATGAAATTCTAAAATACCTAAGAACAATAAAAACATTAAGTCTTAATGAAATTTTTTACAAAGGATCAAATAAAAATTCTAATTTTAACTACTTCTTAAGTGAATTTGTACAATATACCCCAAAAGATTTCCACAATACTTTAAAGACTTATATATCTTCACTTGAAATAAGTACAATAAAACAATATTTAGAATGGTTTTTTAAAGACAAAGTACCAAATGAATGGAATGACTTTATATTTGCAATTAAATATATTGAAAAACATAAGCTGATGAACTTAAATGCAAATATAGAAAATATCACCATAGCAAAATTTAAAGCAGAAGAATTTTTTGTCTCATTTGAAAAAATGAATTTTAATCCATATGAAGATTTAAAAATCTTTCAAAACAAACACATCAAAAGAACATTTTTACAAAACGTAATAAAATATATAAACGATAATACGAAAAAAATAGATACGTACGGATGGATGGCATTTTATATATATGCAGATGAAGATGACAAAGTAAAATTTTCAAAGGATATAGAAAACTTTTTTAAAAACAAAAATTTTGAAATTCAAAATCAAATATTTGTCTACTTCCTATCTTTTTACCCAAATATTGATAAAAAAATTTTTAACTTTATATCAGAAATCATAACACAACTTGATAAGAGCAAAATCACAATACCTAAAAAAATAATAAATATGAAAAAAATAAGTTCTTATAATTTAAGCTATCATAAATCATATATTTTAATTAAATCGTTGATTTTAAGAACAAGGGTATTTAAAAAAATACTAAATAAAAATATTAATCTAGAGGAATTTAAGACTGAAACACTATTACCCGCCATATACTATATTGCTTATTATGCCAAATCAGACCCAGTATCAGAACAATTGAAAGAAGAAAAAACAATGTCAACAGAACAAAGAGAAGAAATAATGAAATTTGTCATATTCTTAAATCAAGAACAAAATAATTTTGACTTTAAAACACTATGAAATATAGAAATATTTGCTTGAAAGTAATAAAATAATATTCATAAAAGATATGAAAAAATTCTTATTACCGCTTAAAAATTTATTCATCTCACTAATTTTACTATTGAATTCAAATCTCGGGTATTCACAAAGATTAATTAAAATTGGACAAGAAGAAATAAAAAGTAAAAACTACCCACAAGCAATCAAAATACTCAGCGAAGCTATACAGAAATATCCAACAGTACAAAATGGATACTATTTCTTAGCAATAGCTTATAGAGAAAATAATCAATTAACAGAAGCAGAGGGAGCATTACTAGATGGAATTGCAATAGGGGGAGATATTGATTATAAACTATATTTTGAACTAGGTAACATAATGTTTAAACGAGGAGAGGGTTATTATAATTTAGCAATTAAATATTATTCTAACTCAATTAAAAAAATGCCTAATTATGACAAAGCACTACTTAATAGAGCAAACTCCTATGTAGAACAAGGAAAAATTAATTTTAAGCAAAAAGATTATAAAAATTCATGGGATGCATACACTATGGCAATCCATGATTATTCTCAATTTATTACATTAAGATATGAAAGTGAAAAAAGACAATCTATTCTCCATATGATAGATCTTTTAAGAAATAAAAAAGCAAAACTTGAAAAAATTGATAAAAGTCTAAAAAATAGAAGTGAACAAATGATTAAAGAACAACAAAAAGAAAAAGACGAAAACAAGACAAAAGAACAACAACAAGATAAGACAAAACAAATACAACAACAAGATAAGACAAAACAACAACAACAAGATAAAACAAAACAAATACAACAACAAGATAAGACAAAACAAATACAACAACAAGATAAGACAAAACAAATACAACAACAAGATAAGACAAAAGAACAACAACAAGATAAGACAAAAGAACAACAACAAGATAAGACAAAACAAATACAACAACAAGATAAGACAAAACAACAACAACAAGATAAGACAAAACAACAACAACAAGATAAGACAAAACAAATACAACAACAAGATAAGACAAAACAACAACAACAAGATAAGACAAAACAACAACAACAAGATAAGACAAAACAAATACAACAACAGCAAGATAAAACAAAACAAATACAACAAGATAAGACAAAACAAATACAACAACAGCAAGATAAAACAAAACAAATACAACAAGATAAGACAAAACAACAACAACAAGATAAAACAAAACAAATACAACAAGATAAGACAAAACAAATACAACAACAAGATAAGACAAAACAACAACAACAAGATAAAACAAAACAAATACAACAACAAGATAAGACAAAACAAATACAACAACAGCAAGATAAAACAAAACAAATACAACAAGATAAGACACAACAACAACAACAAGATAAGACACAACAACAACAACAAGATAAAACAAAACAAATACAACAACAAGATAAGACAAAACAAATACAACAACAGCAAGATAAAACAAAACAAATACAACAACAAGATAAGACAAAACAAATACAACAACAGCAAGATAAGACAAAACAAATACAACAACAGCAAGATAAGACAAAACGGGATAAGACAAAGGATCATCTACAAAATAAAAACACAATGATTAAAAAAGAATTTGAAGACAATTTAAAAACGGATTCTTTAATTGAATTAGACAAAATTAATTGGCAAGAGGAGTTAAATATAGATGAATAAAATAAGAAGCTTACCTATACTAATAATTTTAATATTATTACTTATTGCTTCATTTGGAGGCCTTGGTTATTATGTGTATAAAAAACGTCTAAACAAAAACAACCAAGAAATAATGTTAAATGAAGTAAAAAATAGTATTATGGAGAGAAATTATAAAAAAGCACACTCAATAACAAAAATTCTAAAAAATAAATACCCACAAAATACAGACATTGCAATCCTTGAAAATACTTTATCAGAACTTGCAAATAATAGCCCATTTGAATCAAAAGATTTACAAAGAGATACTGCTAATCAAATACTAGATAAAATACAAGGAAAGGAACAATCAATACCAATAAATAATGAAAATTCCGAGATTGCTTTCAATAATAAATATATAAAAGACACTACAAAAACAGAAAATTATGCAGATAGAAAAAATGATACTGGTATTGAAAACGAAGATATTTTAGAATTCAAACAAAACACAATACCTGAGAATCTAAATAAAAATAAAATCTCAAATTATGAAAAGCCAAAAAACCTAGATAGCACTAAACATATTGAACACAAAAAAAATCAATTTAACTTAAAAAAATTAAAAGAAAGTCTAAATAAAGAATTAAATAAAGCTGAAAGCTTCCAACAAGATATCTCAAAACAAGTTTTAGAAAAACACAAACAAAATGAAGATAAAATTATCCAAAAGAAGATAGATGACTTGAAAGAAAATAAAATAAATCAAAATCTAAATACTAAGAAAAGAGATCCTATTGTAAAACCAGAAATTAAAATAAACAGCACAGATATAAAAAAAACTTCCATTTTACAAAATCAAATAACTAAAAAAATAGATAGGCCTTATAGTTATATTATAAAAAAAACACTCTATGAGATATTAGATAATATTAATACCGGAAATCCTTTATTTGCTAAAAAAAGACTTAATGAACTCATTCAAAAAGGATTAAGTGATAAATTTAATAAAATTAATGATCTAATTGATAAATCACAAACTCAAGAAGCTGCTAATCTCTTAATCAAATTAATAAAACAAGATATTGAACCAAATTTAGCTAACTTAGCAACTAACAACTTAGCTAACACAGAAAAAGCTCCTTTTAACAAGGAGCTTTTCAAAAAAGAACAACATAAAAAAGAAAAACCTAAGCTAAAAAGACTTTCAATAGACGATCAAACCTCAACAGAAAAAAATCTCAAAACCCGTACAGATAATTCCAATCAATCTATAAACGATTTAGAATCTCTTAAAATGATAGCATTAGCAAGTGAGAGACATCAAAATTTTAAAAAGGCTGAAGAAATTTATGACAAAATTGCAAGCATTACACAAAACGAAGAAGATTACTATAAAATTGGAGTGATAAAATTTAAACTAAACAAATATGAAGAATCAATACAAGCATTTGATAAAACAATATCACTAAATCCAAAACATAAAAAGGCATATGCAAATAAAGGAACAAACTTAATATTATTAAACAAACTAAAAGAAGCAATTGAGGTTTTCAATAAAGCAATTGCAATCGATCCAAACTATGATATTGCATACTACCAAAAAGGAATAGCAGAAGAAAAAAACAATGACAAACAAAATGCTTTTTTAAGTTTGAAAAAAGCTTACGATATTACTAAAAATCCTTATTACGCCCTTCAGGCAGGAATTATTGCAAACCATATGGGTAACTTTAAAGACAGTGAAAAATATCTAGATAAAGCAATAGCTTCAATAAAAGAAAAAAATGATATTATGTTTTACAACTTAGCAATATCAAAATTTGAAAATAATAATATTAATGACTCATTAAAAATTATCAATAAAGCTATTAACATAAATCCGCAAAAACCTGAATACCTATATTTAAAAGCATCCATTTATCTAAATAAAAAAGATTATAATAAAGCAATACCACTTTATAATAATGTAATTTCCAAAAATCCTGAAAATATTACAGCTCATATAAACTTAGCAATAGCATACGAAAATTCAGGCAATATACTAAAAGCAATTGAAATTCTTGAAAAAATTAGAAATAAGAATCATTTACTAGCATTAAACAATCTTGGCATACTTTACAAAAAACAAAAAAACTATCAAAAAGCAATTGAAATTTTCCAAAAAGCAGAATCTCTCTCAAGTCTTGAAGCAAAATATAATCTTGCAACTACCTTTATTGATATAAAAGATAATAAAAGAGCTACTAAAAAATTACAAGAATATATAAAAGAAAATCCAAACAATCCAGAAGCCTTACACGCTTTAGGCATAATAGAATACGATAATAATAAAAATGATACAATACTTAGAGATGTTATTAAAAAATTTCCTAATTACAAACATAACAATATAATAATGCAAATAATAAATAAATGAATAAAATCAAATTCCTAGATAAAACTTTAGTACAAAAAATAGCAGCAGGAGAAGTCATAGATAGACCTTGCTCTGTTTTAAGAGAATTGCTTGACAACGCAATAGATTCTGAAGCAGATAAAATTGAAGTTTTTCTTGAAGAAGGTGGTATACGCAGAATACTAATAATTGATAATGGTAGTGGGATAAGTAAAGAGGATTTAAAAATATGCTACCTACCCCATACAACCTCAAAAATCACTGAAGAACAAGACCTTGAAAAAATAAAAACACTAGGATTTAGAGGAGAAGCTCTATCAAGTATAGCTATTTGTTCAAATCTTACAATAACAAGTTCAATTACAGGAGAAAACAGTTACCAAATTGAAGTTGAGAATGGAGTTGAAAAGTATTTTAAAAAGCAATCTGCAATAAATGGCACAATAATAGATATTACAAATCTATTTTATAATTTTCCTGCAAGAAAAAGATTCCTAAAAAAAGATTCTGTTGAAACAAAAATGTGCATAAAAGTTTTTGAAGAAAAAGCTGTCACTCATCCCAATATTGACTTTAAACTAAGTATAAATAATGAGCTAAGAAAAGTTTATTTTAAAGAAAGCCTCATAGACAGAGTGCAAAGCGTATATGGAGAAATGATCGAAAACAATAAATTTGGAAAAGTAACAGCTGAATATGAAAATGTAAAAATGAAGATCTTTTTTGCTCCTCCTAATTTTTCAAGAAACGACAGGCGAAATATAAAAATATTTATAAATAGAAGACCCATCGAAGAAAAAAGCATACTAGAAGCAATTATTGAAGGACATAGAAGAATACTAACTAACAGAAATTTTCCAATATGTTATTTATTTTTAGAAATAGATCCCAGATGTATTGATTTTAATATACATCCTCAAAAAAAAGAAGTAAGATTTTTTAACTTACCATTTCTGCCTAAACAAATTGCAAACAATATTAACGCATTCTTTGATAGAGAAAAAAAAGAAATTTTACAAGATTATCATAATATAATAATAAAAAGACAATTAACAAATGATGCTCATCTATTACAATCTGAACATGATTCAACAAACCCAGATTTTCAAAATTATGAAATTATAAACAATAAAGAATTCGTTCTAAATGCACCACAGGATAATAAAATAACAAATATAATAGAAGATAAAGTAAAATTTGAAAGTCAAAATCTAATTCATAAAGATAAACCATCATTTAAAAATCACATACAAAATATTTTTCTACAAACATCTACAACAATAAACGAAATTCAAAAACCAATAGAAAAGCATATATTTAGATATATGGGGCAACTATTCTCAGAATTCCTAATAGTAGAAAACTATGATGAAGTCTATTTTATAGATCAGCATGCACTTCATGAAAAAATCATATATAAAAATCTAATCAATTCAAAAAAAACTATCCAAAATCTTTTAGTACCAATTAAATTTCAAGTAGATTCTGAAGATACAAATAAAATATTAGAAAGCGAATTAGAAGAATATATCAAAATAGACATTATAGTTACCAAAATAAACAATCAAACCTATCAACTAGAATCAATTCCCAATATTTGCAACAAGTATGAACATATTATTATTCAATTTTTAAAAACAAGAAAAAGCAAAATCATTGATTCTTTGGAAACCGAATTATATGCAACACTTGCATGTAGACAAGCCATTAAACGCAATGATACAATAAGTTCTGAATTTAGTAAATTTTTAATAAATGAATTTTTCAATCTCAAGCTAAAGCATTGTCCACATGGAAGAAAAATTTACCATAAGTTTTCCAAATTTGAGCTTGAAAAGAGTGTAAATAGAAAATAATGCAAATATGTTTATGATACAAGATCTTAAATCCAAAATTCAAAAAATAATCTCAGAGAGAGACAAAAAATTAGTTGAACTTGGCAAAATACTTAAAAACAATAATGTAATAGAACTTAAAAAATTAGAATCTTACACATCTTTAAAGTTAATAGAAAAAGAAATATCTCATCTTCAAATAAAATTAAGTCAAGCAGAAGATAATGCAATTAAATTAAAAGAATTGTATCAAAAGATTACAAACCATAAAAAAAACAAAAAATATATTATGCAAACATACGAAATGAAACTTAAAAAAGTTATTGAAGTAATAATAAATCAATATCCAAATAATCTGTCATTAATTTCAGAATACAAAATGAACTTTACCAAATTTATACTTGCAAAATATAAATATAAACAAATCGAAATAATAAAATTCAACGAAAAAATTAATTTTTTAAAAAGATTTATGAGAAATATCAATTCAATGCTAAAATCAATCATCAATCAAATAAATATAAAAACAATAGAAAAAGAATTTGAGACAAAAATACTAAAAAAATATTTATTCTCAGAAAGCTTAGAACAAATGGTTAATAAATTCATAGAAAATCAAGACCTAAGCAAAGAAATTATTGAAGAATACAGATTAATTAATGAAATTCAATCAGAAATCATAAATACAAAAAGTAAAATAAAACACCACAAAACTAAAGAAAATATTCATAATCAAAATAAAATAGAAAGCACAATTAATATTGTTCAAATAAATAAAGAAGCTATTTTAAAAAAAATTGCCGAAGAATTTATTGAAATGTCAAAAACAGAAAAAGGATTAAATAAAAGTGGAGCAATTAATT is a genomic window containing:
- a CDS encoding BB_0208 family protein; its protein translation is MKLLTKSQTFYDNLRMLKKHIILNIEEKILRYSILSKLYKLNESDIKNLIKVSKNYELKKNSINITLEEYYYEEIQDTKIKNWILEIIREKNLLHITKETNFISKRSGITYKLNATNFLKIIEIQNNHTYTEEKKELYKQLILNFSSNLKVENLESTIDILLAVRHRNKKKISQILQYNQSLQRLFKSSLRKKQSRIIKIKKLLILTYWPVGCLSQSLFNKILTQNYRYIIDEVLTLKYDEILKYLRTIKTLSLNEIFYKGSNKNSNFNYFLSEFVQYTPKDFHNTLKTYISSLEISTIKQYLEWFFKDKVPNEWNDFIFAIKYIEKHKLMNLNANIENITIAKFKAEEFFVSFEKMNFNPYEDLKIFQNKHIKRTFLQNVIKYINDNTKKIDTYGWMAFYIYADEDDKVKFSKDIENFFKNKNFEIQNQIFVYFLSFYPNIDKKIFNFISEIITQLDKSKITIPKKIINMKKISSYNLSYHKSYILIKSLILRTRVFKKILNKNINLEEFKTETLLPAIYYIAYYAKSDPVSEQLKEEKTMSTEQREEIMKFVIFLNQEQNNFDFKTL
- a CDS encoding tetratricopeptide repeat protein, with protein sequence MNKIRSLPILIILILLLIASFGGLGYYVYKKRLNKNNQEIMLNEVKNSIMERNYKKAHSITKILKNKYPQNTDIAILENTLSELANNSPFESKDLQRDTANQILDKIQGKEQSIPINNENSEIAFNNKYIKDTTKTENYADRKNDTGIENEDILEFKQNTIPENLNKNKISNYEKPKNLDSTKHIEHKKNQFNLKKLKESLNKELNKAESFQQDISKQVLEKHKQNEDKIIQKKIDDLKENKINQNLNTKKRDPIVKPEIKINSTDIKKTSILQNQITKKIDRPYSYIIKKTLYEILDNINTGNPLFAKKRLNELIQKGLSDKFNKINDLIDKSQTQEAANLLIKLIKQDIEPNLANLATNNLANTEKAPFNKELFKKEQHKKEKPKLKRLSIDDQTSTEKNLKTRTDNSNQSINDLESLKMIALASERHQNFKKAEEIYDKIASITQNEEDYYKIGVIKFKLNKYEESIQAFDKTISLNPKHKKAYANKGTNLILLNKLKEAIEVFNKAIAIDPNYDIAYYQKGIAEEKNNDKQNAFLSLKKAYDITKNPYYALQAGIIANHMGNFKDSEKYLDKAIASIKEKNDIMFYNLAISKFENNNINDSLKIINKAININPQKPEYLYLKASIYLNKKDYNKAIPLYNNVISKNPENITAHINLAIAYENSGNILKAIEILEKIRNKNHLLALNNLGILYKKQKNYQKAIEIFQKAESLSSLEAKYNLATTFIDIKDNKRATKKLQEYIKENPNNPEALHALGIIEYDNNKNDTILRDVIKKFPNYKHNNIIMQIINK
- a CDS encoding tetratricopeptide repeat protein, translated to MKKFLLPLKNLFISLILLLNSNLGYSQRLIKIGQEEIKSKNYPQAIKILSEAIQKYPTVQNGYYFLAIAYRENNQLTEAEGALLDGIAIGGDIDYKLYFELGNIMFKRGEGYYNLAIKYYSNSIKKMPNYDKALLNRANSYVEQGKINFKQKDYKNSWDAYTMAIHDYSQFITLRYESEKRQSILHMIDLLRNKKAKLEKIDKSLKNRSEQMIKEQQKEKDENKTKEQQQDKTKQIQQQDKTKQQQQDKTKQIQQQDKTKQIQQQDKTKQIQQQDKTKEQQQDKTKEQQQDKTKQIQQQDKTKQQQQDKTKQQQQDKTKQIQQQDKTKQQQQDKTKQQQQDKTKQIQQQQDKTKQIQQDKTKQIQQQQDKTKQIQQDKTKQQQQDKTKQIQQDKTKQIQQQDKTKQQQQDKTKQIQQQDKTKQIQQQQDKTKQIQQDKTQQQQQDKTQQQQQDKTKQIQQQDKTKQIQQQQDKTKQIQQQDKTKQIQQQQDKTKQIQQQQDKTKRDKTKDHLQNKNTMIKKEFEDNLKTDSLIELDKINWQEELNIDE
- the mutL gene encoding DNA mismatch repair endonuclease MutL, whose amino-acid sequence is MNKIKFLDKTLVQKIAAGEVIDRPCSVLRELLDNAIDSEADKIEVFLEEGGIRRILIIDNGSGISKEDLKICYLPHTTSKITEEQDLEKIKTLGFRGEALSSIAICSNLTITSSITGENSYQIEVENGVEKYFKKQSAINGTIIDITNLFYNFPARKRFLKKDSVETKMCIKVFEEKAVTHPNIDFKLSINNELRKVYFKESLIDRVQSVYGEMIENNKFGKVTAEYENVKMKIFFAPPNFSRNDRRNIKIFINRRPIEEKSILEAIIEGHRRILTNRNFPICYLFLEIDPRCIDFNIHPQKKEVRFFNLPFLPKQIANNINAFFDREKKEILQDYHNIIIKRQLTNDAHLLQSEHDSTNPDFQNYEIINNKEFVLNAPQDNKITNIIEDKVKFESQNLIHKDKPSFKNHIQNIFLQTSTTINEIQKPIEKHIFRYMGQLFSEFLIVENYDEVYFIDQHALHEKIIYKNLINSKKTIQNLLVPIKFQVDSEDTNKILESELEEYIKIDIIVTKINNQTYQLESIPNICNKYEHIIIQFLKTRKSKIIDSLETELYATLACRQAIKRNDTISSEFSKFLINEFFNLKLKHCPHGRKIYHKFSKFELEKSVNRK